One genomic segment of Mangifera indica cultivar Alphonso chromosome 6, CATAS_Mindica_2.1, whole genome shotgun sequence includes these proteins:
- the LOC123219232 gene encoding G-type lectin S-receptor-like serine/threonine-protein kinase At1g11410 isoform X1: MMATVRRLLKTFLVFHLLHLSTSIDTISSTQFIKDGDLIISRGKIFALGFFSPGNSVKRYVGIWYFQVSEPTIVWVANRDSPVNDSSGILSIDTDGNLALFESNQTVPLWTTNISVVPEKNAVAQLLDSGNLVLLQNDTGKLLWQSFDCPTHTLLPFMKLGLNRRTGLNRELIAWKSADDPGTGKFSYRIDPTGFPQLTLYKGTTKWWRSGSWTGQRWSGVPEMTSNYIFNVTFINNQDEISIVYGVTKPVTTRLMVNESGFVQRFTWSNSDHRWIGFWSAPKEQCDYYDHCGANSNCDPYHADKFECTCLPGFEPNSLDEWYLRDTSGGCKRKRDMSMCQKGEGFVKVAHVKIPDTNITRVEMSLDLKACERECLRNCSCLSYSSAYGESKGGIGCLMYHGDLIDTRSYTNAAGQDLYLRVDAAELALYTKKGSLSKKTILAIVLVISVATILLVAFVFWLFRRRRRAEKAGDGKNIEFNFTSSLTQFEDSMNVNEPDGNRRDFDLPMFQLSTIVEATNNFSVDRKLGEGGFGSVYKGILQNGKEIAIKRLSKYSGQGIEQFKNEVLLIARLQHRNLVSILGCCIEGEEKMLVYEYLPNKSLDAFIFDETKRAGLDWSKRFEIIFGIVRGILYLHQDSRLRIIHRDLKASNVLIDATLNPKISDFGMARIFGGDQIEANTNRVVGTYGYMSPEYAMEGQFSVKSDVYSFGVLLLEIITGRKNSGFYLEDAASSNLVGHIWDLWREGRSLEMVDELLGESYSTQEALRCIQIGLLCVQEQPADRPTMAMVASMLGNDKDLPDPKRPAFIAKRVTNTDESSGGISSVNEVTISIVRGR, translated from the exons ATGATGGCTACGGTAAGACGCTTACTGAAAACTTTCCTTGTCTTCCACCTTCTGCATCTTTCGACTTCCATTGACACTATATCATCAACCCAATTCATTAAAGATGGCGATTTAATTATCTCTAGAGGCAAAATCTTCGCTCTTGGATTCTTCAGCCCTGGAAACTCCGTTAAACGCTATGTTGGAATTTGGTATTTCCAAGTTTCGGAACCGACGATTGTGTGGGTGGCAAACAGAGACAGTCCTGTCAACGATTCATCCGGGATCCTCTCAATCGACACTGACGGAAACCTCGCCCTGTTTGAAAGCAACCAAACTGTTCCTCTCTGGACCACCAACATTTCCGTCGTCCCCGAGAAGAACGCCGTAGCTCAGCTCTTGGATTCCGGAaatcttgttcttcttcaaaaCGATACCGGCAAGTTACTATGGCAAAGCTTTGATTGTCCTACACATACTCTTTTACCATTTATGAAACTCGGGCTAAACCGACGAACGGGTCTGAATCGTGAGTTAATTGCTTGGAAATCCGCCGATGACCCTGGAACGGGGAAATTCTCTTACAGAATTGACCCGACTGGGTTTCCTCAATTGACTTTATACAAGGGTACAACGAAATGGTGGAGATCCGGGTCATGGACGGGTCAAAGATGGAGCGGCGTACCCGAAATGACTAGTAATTACATCTTCAACGTCACGtttattaataatcaagatgAAATCTCCATTGTTTACGGAGTAACTAAACCTGTCACTACGAGGCTGATGGTAAATGAGTCAGGCTTTGTTCAACGCTTCACCTGGAGTAATTCGGATCATAGATGGATCGGGTTCTGGTCCGCCCCGAAGGAGCAGTGTGATTATTATGATCATTGCGGGGCAAATAGTAATTGTGACCCATATCATGCAGATAAGTTTGAGTGCACATGCCTACCCGGATTCGAACCGAATAGTCTGGACGAATGGTACTTGAGAGATACATCGGGTGGGtgcaagagaaagagagatatgTCGATGTGTCAAAAGGGAGAGGGTTTCGTAAAAGTGGCACATGTGAAGATACCGGATACGAATATAACACGTGTGGAAATGAGTTTGGATTTAAAAGCGTGTGAAAGGGAATGCTTGAGGAATTGTTCTTGTTTGAGTTACTCAAGTGCTTATGGTGAGAGTAAGGGAGGGATTGGATGCTTGATGTACCATGGAGATTTGATTGATACAAGAAGTTACACGAATGCTGCTGGTCAGGATTTATATTTGAGAGTTGATGCTGCGGAATTAG CTTTGTATACGAAGAAAGGTTCACTCAGTAAGAAGACCATCTTGGCCATTGTCCTAGTCATTTCCGTTGCAACAATTCTCTTGGTAGCATTTGTTTTTTGGTTattcagaagaagaagaagagcag AGAAAGCAGGTGATGGCAAGAACATCGAATTTAACTTTACCTCAAGCTTAACACAGTTCGAAGACTCCATGAATGTGAATGAGCCAGATGGAAATAGAAGAGATTTTGATTTACCAATGTTTCAGCTGAGCACCATCGTCGAAGCCACAAATAATTTCTCTGTTGATAGAAAACTCGGAGAAGGTGGCTTTGGCTCTGTTTATAAG GGTATACttcaaaatggaaaagaaatagCGATTAAAAGACTATCTAAATATTCGGGACAGGGAATAGAacaattcaagaatgaagttctaCTTATTGCAAGACTCCAACACAGAAATCTTGTAAGCATTTTAGGTTGTTGCATTGAAGGAGAAGAGAAAATGTTAGTCTATGAGTATTTGCCAAACAAAAGCTTGGACGCTTTCATTTTCG ATGAAACAAAAAGGGCAGGCTTGGATTGGAGTAAACGATTTGAAATCATTTTTGGGATTGTTCGGGGAATCTTATATTTGCATCAAGACTCGAGATTAAGAATTATTCATCGAGATTTAAAAGCCAGTAATGTTCTCATAGATGCTACATTGAACCCCAAAATTTCTGATTTTGGAATGGCTAGAATTTTTGGAGGAGACCAAATTGAAGCAAATACTAATCGTGTGGTTGGAACATA TGGTTATATGTCACCTGAATATGCAATGGAAGGACAATTTTCGGTAAAAtcagatgtttatagttttggagttTTACTATTGGAAATCATCACAGGCAGAAAGAATAGTGGGTTTTATCTGGAAGATGCAGCCTCTTCAAACTTGGTTGGACAT ATTTGGGATCTATGGAGAGAAGGAAGGAGCTTGGAGATGGTTGATGAATTATTAGGAGAATCATACAGTACACAGGAAGCCTTGAGATGCATCCAAATTGGTCTTCTGTGCGTGCAAGAACAGCCAGCAGATCGACCAACAATGGCAATGGTTGCCTCCATGTTGGGCAACGATAAAGATCTTCCTGATCCAAAACGACCTGCATTCATTGCAAAAAGAGTCACCAATACTGATGAGAGCAGTGGAGGAATCAGCTCTGTAAATGAAGTCACAATCTCTATTGTTCGTGGTCGCTAG